A window from Carbonactinospora thermoautotrophica encodes these proteins:
- a CDS encoding LPXTG cell wall anchor domain-containing protein, whose translation MLLVPALAVAAIAAPAAGTVVTTSPDTTASPDPTGTPTDTPTDTPTGTPTDTPTDTPTETASTTPTETATTSPPASTTPTETPTDSPTPTPSSTTTPPAESPIEAAITGLPGKLTAGRTYTFAVSFKNPTSEAINLGAIVGFGFDGLRKKDVRLEVRHGGEWVKAPLEGIEDGELDGLVFGPVNEEPVELAAGATRSWDLRVTFLTDGPRGEGLAALWGFDVQNDEDVELVAEAYQRLELVGKTGQQDPGKKWDKDKDDVSQNVDEVKDKALAQTGANDSLVLVGAVGAALVVAGGAALFAVRRRRSTPAQS comes from the coding sequence GTGCTCCTCGTCCCGGCGCTGGCCGTCGCGGCCATCGCCGCCCCGGCCGCCGGGACCGTGGTGACCACGAGCCCCGACACCACGGCGAGCCCCGACCCGACTGGGACCCCGACCGACACTCCGACCGACACTCCGACTGGCACTCCGACCGACACTCCGACCGACACTCCGACCGAGACCGCGAGCACCACCCCGACCGAGACCGCGACCACCAGCCCGCCGGCGAGCACCACCCCGACCGAGACTCCGACCGACAGCCCGACGCCGACGCCGTCGTCCACGACCACGCCACCGGCGGAGTCCCCGATCGAGGCCGCGATCACGGGGTTGCCGGGTAAGCTGACGGCGGGCCGCACCTACACCTTCGCGGTTTCCTTCAAGAACCCCACGTCCGAGGCGATCAACCTCGGGGCCATCGTGGGCTTCGGCTTCGACGGGCTGCGGAAGAAGGACGTCCGGCTGGAGGTGCGCCACGGCGGTGAGTGGGTCAAGGCGCCGCTGGAGGGCATCGAGGACGGGGAGCTCGACGGCCTGGTCTTCGGGCCGGTCAACGAGGAGCCAGTGGAGCTCGCGGCCGGCGCCACGCGGAGCTGGGACCTGCGGGTGACGTTCCTGACCGACGGTCCGCGCGGTGAGGGTCTCGCCGCGCTCTGGGGCTTCGACGTCCAGAACGACGAGGACGTCGAGCTGGTGGCGGAGGCCTACCAGAGGCTGGAGCTGGTGGGCAAGACCGGCCAGCAGGACCCCGGCAAGAAGTGGGACAAGGACAAGGACGACGTCTCGCAGAACGTCGATGAGGTCAAGGACAAGGCGCTCGCCCAGACGGGTGCCAACGACAGCTTGGTCCTCGTCGGCGCGGTCGGCGCGGCGCTGGTGGTCGCCGGTGGCGCGGCCTTGTTCGCCGTCCGTCGCCGCCGCAGCACCCCGGCGCAGAGCTGA
- a CDS encoding MBL fold metallo-hydrolase — MSWDEVGDRCYRRRYESLDLNVGVVLGAAGALLIDTRSGYREAAELRADLRALGVTEPRWVVNTHGHYDHCFGNARFRAAELWGQRGLPPYLDRYAARMRAELAAQGPDWAAEMAGLEIVPPGHLVADRAELDLGDRVVELRFLGRGHTDHDLVVLVPDASVVYAGDLVEESAPPAYGDDSYPLDWPATDAALLALVGADATVVPGHGDVVGRDFVVTQHARLRAVAEQIRGLHAAGVPLADALAAGDWPYPPEALRHAVARGYAQLDARRR, encoded by the coding sequence ATGAGCTGGGACGAGGTCGGCGACCGCTGCTACCGCCGCCGGTACGAGAGCTTGGACCTCAACGTGGGCGTCGTCCTGGGCGCGGCCGGGGCGCTGCTGATCGACACCCGGTCGGGCTACCGGGAGGCGGCCGAGCTGCGGGCCGACCTGCGCGCGCTCGGCGTCACCGAGCCCCGCTGGGTGGTCAACACGCACGGCCACTACGACCACTGCTTCGGCAACGCCCGGTTCCGGGCGGCCGAGCTGTGGGGTCAGCGGGGGCTGCCGCCGTACCTGGACCGGTACGCGGCCCGGATGCGCGCCGAACTGGCGGCCCAGGGCCCGGACTGGGCGGCCGAGATGGCGGGGCTGGAGATCGTGCCGCCGGGCCACCTGGTCGCCGACCGGGCCGAGCTCGACCTCGGCGACCGCGTGGTCGAGCTGCGTTTCCTGGGGCGCGGGCACACCGACCACGACCTGGTGGTGCTCGTGCCGGACGCGTCCGTGGTGTACGCGGGCGACCTGGTCGAGGAGTCCGCGCCGCCCGCGTACGGCGACGACTCCTATCCCCTGGACTGGCCGGCGACCGACGCCGCGCTGCTCGCCCTGGTCGGCGCGGACGCCACGGTCGTGCCCGGCCACGGCGACGTGGTGGGCCGGGACTTCGTGGTCACCCAGCACGCGCGGCTCCGCGCCGTGGCCGAGCAGATCCGCGGCCTCCACGCGGCCGGGGTCCCGCTCGCCGACGCCCTGGCCGCCGGCGACTGGCCCTACCCGCCCGAGGCCCTGCGCCACGCGGTGGCCCGGGGGTACGCGCAGCTGGACGCCCGGCGGCGCTGA
- the hrcA gene encoding heat-inducible transcriptional repressor HrcA: MLDERKLEVLRAIVEDYVATQEPVGSKALADRHNLGVSPATIRNDMAVLEEEGYITQPHTSAGRVPTDKGYRLFVDRLTTVKPLSAAERRAIQTFLDGAVDLDDVVNRTVRLLAQLTQQVAIVQYPSLTRSTVRHIELLHLPANRILMVVITNTGRVEQRTVEVTDQVDDDLLANLRSRLNSTLVGKRLTEAPQLIAKVPEQFPPEERGAIAGVLSTLLDALVEHQDERFALGGTANLARFGQDFKHSIRPVLEALEEQVVLLKLLGEATDTTQLTVRIGHENPYENLSSTSLVAVGYGPKDEVIAKLGVVGPTRMDYPGTMGAVRAVARYVGKIVAGA, translated from the coding sequence ATGCTCGACGAACGCAAGCTCGAGGTGCTGCGCGCCATTGTCGAGGACTATGTCGCCACCCAGGAGCCGGTGGGGTCGAAGGCCCTGGCGGACCGGCACAACCTGGGTGTGTCCCCGGCGACGATCCGTAACGACATGGCGGTGCTCGAGGAAGAGGGTTACATCACCCAACCGCACACCAGTGCCGGTCGGGTGCCCACCGACAAGGGATACCGTCTGTTCGTGGACCGGCTCACCACGGTCAAGCCGCTGTCGGCGGCCGAGCGGCGAGCCATCCAGACCTTCCTCGACGGCGCCGTGGACCTGGACGACGTCGTGAACCGCACGGTGCGGCTGCTCGCGCAGCTCACCCAGCAGGTCGCGATCGTCCAGTACCCGTCGCTCACGCGGTCGACGGTGCGCCACATCGAGCTGCTGCACTTGCCGGCGAACCGGATCCTCATGGTGGTCATCACGAACACCGGCCGGGTCGAGCAGCGCACCGTCGAGGTCACCGACCAGGTCGACGACGACCTCCTCGCCAACCTGCGCAGCCGGCTCAACAGCACGCTCGTCGGCAAGCGGCTGACCGAGGCGCCGCAGTTGATCGCCAAGGTGCCGGAGCAGTTCCCGCCGGAGGAACGAGGGGCGATCGCCGGGGTGCTGTCGACCCTCCTCGACGCCTTGGTCGAGCACCAGGACGAGCGCTTCGCGTTGGGCGGAACGGCGAACCTGGCTCGGTTCGGCCAGGACTTCAAGCACTCCATCCGCCCGGTGCTCGAGGCGCTCGAGGAGCAGGTCGTGCTCCTCAAGCTGCTCGGGGAGGCGACCGACACGACCCAGCTCACCGTGCGCATCGGGCATGAGAACCCGTACGAGAACCTCAGCTCCACGTCGCTCGTCGCGGTGGGGTACGGTCCCAAGGACGAAGTGATAGCCAAGCTCGGCGTCGTCGGGCCGACTCGGATGGACTACCCGGGCACGATGGGGGCGGTGCGCGCGGTGGCCCGGTACGTCGGAAAGATCGTGGCAGGGGCCTAG